In Apium graveolens cultivar Ventura chromosome 10, ASM990537v1, whole genome shotgun sequence, the following are encoded in one genomic region:
- the LOC141692171 gene encoding uncharacterized protein LOC141692171: protein MKRNGESLDDVRVIEKLLRSLTRKFDYVVTSIEESKDLSTISIDELVGSLQAHEQRMNQYDDVSHLEKALQSKVSIGDSSGSSSYARGKGGFRGGYRGGRGRGRQSFNRGQTSESYECRAPKVEERSHFAAAKEDKDVGTAMFLTYKEDEESKKNVWYLDSGASNHMTGHKELFTEIDDTISGEVTFGDSSKIPKCLKSVIKNDSWLWHLRYGHLGFSGLKLLSKTKMVDGLPEINEPENLCEACVKGKQHRQSFPVGKSWRARRPLDIVHTDIAGPFDISSLGGNRYYLTFIDDFSRKSWVYIIKEKSEALDKFKEFKALAEKQSGHYLKVLRSDRGGEYTSNLFRSFCKIHGINHQLTTAYTPQQNGVAERKNRTILDMARSMVKAKHIPRTFWAEAVLCAVYLLNRCPTKSVRNKTPNEAWSGSKPSVGHLRIFGCIAYAHVPDQKRKKLDDKDYWRWSEDERKVAGLFFNGDDDDGDNRNIEDDGDDDQTPPPSPNQQTFGSTPSMGGSSSSGGAPRKIRSLDNIYEATSPVQTTFDYSLFC from the exons ATGAAAAGAAATGGTGAAAGTCTCGACGATGTTCGGGTCATAGAAAAGTTGCTCCGTTCATTAACAAGAAAATTTGATTATGTTGTTACTTCTATCGAAGAATCAAAAGACTTGTCCACGATTTCTATTGATGAGCTCGTAGGTTCTCTTCAAGCCCACGAGCAGCGaatgaaccagtatgatgatgTAAGCCATTTGGAAAAGGCGTTGCAAAGTAAGGTGTCCATTGGTGACAGTTCTGGCAGTAGCAGTTATGCACGTGGTAAAGGTGGCTTTAGAGGTGGCTACCGTGGTGGACGAGGACGAGGAAGGCAGTCTTTCAATAGAGGCCAGACATCTGAAAG TTATGAGTGTAGAGCACCAAAGGTGGAAGAAAGAAGCCATTTTGCAGcagcaaaagaagacaaagatgtTGGCACTGCTATGTTCCTCACTTACAAAGAAGACGAGGAAAGCAagaagaatgtttggtatcttgactcagGGGCCAGTAATCACATGACTGGTCACAAGGAATTATTCACGGAGATTGACGACACCATCAGCGGAGAAGTTACTTTTGGTGACTCGTCAAAGATTCCG AAGTGCTTAAAGtcggtcattaaaaatgactcgtggTTGTGGCATTTGAGATATGGTCATCTTGGATTTTCTGGCCTGAAATTATTGTCAAAAACAAAAATGGTGGACGGTTTGCCAGAAATCAATGAACCagaaaatttgtgtgaagcatgtgTAAAGGGAAAACAACATCGACAAAGTTTTCCCgttggaaaatcatggagagccagGAGGCCATTGGATATTGTTCACACAGATATTGCTGGTCCATTTGATATCTCATCACTTGGAGGTAATAGATATTACCTAACATTTATCGATGATTTTAGCAGGAAAAGTTGGGTTTATATCATCAAAGAAAAGTCAGAagctcttgataaattcaaggagttcaaagcacTGGCAGAAAAGCAAAGTGGTCATTATTTAAAGGTACTCAGATCAGATAGAGGAGGCGAGTATACTTCTAATCTGTTCAGAAGCTTTTGTAAAATACATGgaatcaatcatcagttgacaacggcctatactcctcaacaaaatggcgtTGCAGAAAGAAAGAATCGCACTATTCTTGACATGGCAAGGAGCATGGTGAAAGCAAAGCACATACCGAGAACTTTTTGGGCCGAAGCCGTTCTATGTGCAGTTTATTTGTTGAATCGATGTCCAACAAAAAGTGTCAGAAATAAAACTCCAAATGAAGCATGGAGCGGGAGCAAACCATCAGTTGGACATCTCAGAATTTTTGGGTGTATTGCTTATGCCCACGTTCCCGATCAGAAAAGGAAGAAGCTGGATGATAAAG ATTACTGGAGATGGAGCGAGGATGAAAGAAAAGTTGCTGGTTTATTTTTCAATGGTGATGACGATGACGGTGATAACCGGAACATTGAAGATGACGGAGACGATGATCAAACTCCTCCACCAAGTCCAAATCAACAAACTTTTGGATCAACGCCATCCATGGGAGGAAGCAGCAGTTCAGGGGGAGCACCACGAAAGATACGGAGTCTGGATAATATCTACGAAGCTACAAGTCCGGTACAAACAACGTTTGATTATTCCTTATTTTGTTAA